In Terriglobus sp. TAA 43, a single window of DNA contains:
- a CDS encoding choice-of-anchor D domain-containing protein, with the protein MRSQQLESQAMRARTAVEEPAAAVRRARAFVRSHQAPQQDSPAAALVSAKTQQAGLVRAQATSLATPWTAVGPVQVQSLSYGLVTGRVTSLALDPSDASNNTLYVGTSGGGVWKSSNATASPATFTPLTDTLPVFSPNGGTSVIPSLSIGAVSVQPGRTGVILAGTGDPNDALDSYYGEGVLRSADNGQTWSLVQTAGSASFVGEGIAGFAWSTASPQLVVMAVSSAAEAANVRATNYPGVRGLYYSTNAGQTWTLATIQDGSSVVQNRTTNYATFRGNAATSVVWNPIRKKFYAAVRSHGYYESTDGITWTRLTNQPGTGLTAANCQPRPGDYGLQACPIFRGTLAVQPVSGDMFAVTVDPNNGSQGLWQDACAISGSACASTTIAWANKIDTSAVESAGSIPQGDYNLTLAAIPAATSLSASDTLLFLGTSDLYRCSLSSGCSLRNTTNATTGCAAPAGVAPAQHAIAWGLTAGNSATPTMFFGNDGGLWRSLDGVQQQAGVCSADDATHFDNLNGSLGSLAEVSGFASDPTDVNVLLAALGANGSAASTTSAQASAIAPWTQLNAAESGAVAIDQGNGRNWLLQAGAGVALHACANGKLCTATDFSGPTSIGASQVSRDASLTDPPALLDPALNTNVLVGTCRVWRGPEDGGGLWSTSNTISAPMGSTTHSPCNGSDTTIRSLAAGGRAIFSGGPQNSGSSVLYAGLGGTLDGGSISAGHIYATTSASTAGSSTAWTDLTTNSVTNDTSRRFNSGGLDVSSIAVDPNDPTGMTVYATIQGFGYPHVYRSTNGGAAWLNISANLPNAPANAVVVDPNNPAVVYVAMDTGVYVAQDVTACVATVSGTTGACWSVYGASLPNAPVTSLFASPGISVAGSSAAGVLRAGTYGRGIWQIPLLTAGQTAAAAATFSPASLTFGTQVVGTTSASQTITLRNTGTAAMQITGASASAGFVETDTCSGTSLTINSTCTLTVSFAPVTEGSITGTVQVVANLPGGYATVALAGTATGVAKVLISPTSIAFGDVAVNAVSASQTITVSNAGTATATLNMPVVSADYKLTASTCGTTLNAGATCTLSVAYAPTISGMNNGTLTLTNNTGTSIAFLNGNGVGTANVVYSPTSLVFHDTTVNFPFASTFTISNTGTASSVLTGPSFVGDFSLLSKTCDSVILPGKSCTVIAVFLPTQVGTRTGSMTFVDNAGSHTIPFSGRALPAGSLVMPAQLTFASTAVNSTSASQVITVTNSSGIAMLLGVLQAFGDFGVTANTCINGQLLAGASCQLTVVFSPTATGLRSGFITLHDTYYGSTATTTLSGTGTGAAQISVTPSVLAFGNVGIGSVGAAQTVQISNTGTAALALNGRTISGDANFHVASDACGSSLAAGMSCSISVTFVPTTAGAHSGALTWTDALGSRSVSLSGNGQGQAVVALSPTVADFGIVSLGQSGSQTVTVSNTGDAPTGLGMPSATGDFRVTSTTCGTSIAAGGTCGITVTFVPSVDGARSGTLTLADDATSHAVTLNGSGKGSASVAFAPALLSFADTALTKISSAQTVSFTNNGTAAATLAAATINGDFRITSNTCGSSLGIAASCSIGVAFAPSTAGIHSGILSLADADALRSVSLQGTGVAGTLAIAPTSIAFYDATLNTATAARDIVLTNTGGGALKLGSITVTDDFAVSTNCNGVSLASGGTCTLAATFTPKSVGAHAGIVSIPSDNNGIAGSVSTAVLSGNGKGSFNITLTPTAVNFGTQLVGSTSTVTNVTVSNTGTDSGALSNISVSGGDFSIQANTCGLSLVSQVGCTVSLVFRPTTSGTRTGTFTIVSDAGTQTVPLTGVGTVQATDAISASVLSFGTQEVNTTSAPQTITITNNGDVPLTLVNAQVLSGDFTAVNACGATLPAHVSCAVTVAFAPKHVGALTGVLQISDVQRAQTVALSGTAIAGAGVSLSPASLTFANTGVGSVGAAQTLTLTNNGGLPLTISAVTVSGNFGIVAGSNTCSTSAIPVGGSCSMGIAFLPDGAGDRMGSVVVTSNAATQITQLSGTGIDFSFTASGASSATVSNGQSAAYALLLRPSASSSDAVTFACSGAPTQSKCTITPQYRDLSATGTVTVTLLTGTTASAITGKPLLFFLLPLPLWMMRKKISRGVALALVAFFVLAGAQGCGSGKKTASDGASGGSGGSGTTPSGSYTITVSATAAGVTHTVPLTLKVQ; encoded by the coding sequence ATGCGATCCCAGCAACTGGAATCGCAGGCAATGCGCGCTCGAACGGCGGTGGAGGAACCTGCTGCAGCTGTTCGCAGGGCAAGAGCGTTTGTGCGGTCGCATCAGGCACCGCAACAGGATTCGCCTGCTGCGGCGCTGGTGTCGGCAAAGACGCAACAGGCTGGTCTGGTCCGGGCACAGGCGACTTCGCTGGCGACGCCGTGGACTGCGGTTGGCCCGGTGCAGGTGCAGTCATTGAGTTATGGATTGGTGACGGGACGCGTCACCTCATTGGCGCTCGACCCAAGTGATGCCAGCAACAACACACTGTATGTGGGAACTTCCGGTGGTGGCGTCTGGAAGAGCAGCAATGCGACTGCAAGCCCAGCCACGTTCACACCGCTGACCGACACGCTTCCTGTGTTCTCGCCCAATGGCGGAACGTCAGTGATTCCTTCGTTGTCCATTGGTGCTGTCTCTGTGCAGCCGGGGCGCACTGGCGTCATCCTTGCGGGAACGGGTGACCCGAACGATGCGCTGGATAGCTACTACGGTGAAGGTGTTCTGCGGTCCGCGGATAACGGCCAGACGTGGTCGTTGGTACAGACGGCGGGCAGCGCTTCTTTTGTTGGAGAAGGCATCGCCGGGTTTGCATGGAGTACCGCGTCGCCGCAACTGGTGGTGATGGCGGTATCTTCGGCGGCGGAGGCTGCGAACGTTCGCGCAACAAACTATCCCGGCGTGCGCGGTCTTTACTATTCCACGAATGCGGGGCAGACGTGGACGCTTGCCACGATTCAGGATGGCAGTTCGGTCGTTCAAAATCGCACCACCAATTACGCCACCTTTCGCGGCAATGCAGCTACGTCGGTGGTGTGGAATCCGATTCGCAAGAAGTTTTATGCGGCGGTTCGTTCACATGGATATTACGAATCCACCGACGGCATTACATGGACGCGTCTGACGAACCAGCCCGGCACTGGATTGACGGCAGCGAATTGCCAGCCGCGACCGGGTGATTATGGTTTGCAGGCGTGCCCCATCTTCCGCGGCACATTGGCTGTGCAGCCTGTGTCTGGTGACATGTTTGCCGTGACGGTTGATCCGAACAATGGCAGCCAGGGTTTGTGGCAGGATGCCTGCGCAATCTCCGGATCGGCTTGTGCGTCCACAACGATCGCATGGGCAAACAAGATTGACACTTCTGCCGTGGAGAGCGCGGGAAGTATTCCCCAGGGCGATTACAACCTGACATTGGCAGCGATTCCCGCGGCGACATCGCTTTCTGCCAGTGACACACTGCTTTTCCTTGGAACGTCCGATCTGTATCGTTGCAGCCTGTCGAGTGGATGTTCGCTGCGCAATACGACCAACGCCACGACTGGTTGCGCTGCTCCTGCGGGAGTCGCACCGGCGCAGCATGCAATTGCATGGGGCCTGACTGCGGGGAATTCTGCGACGCCCACCATGTTCTTTGGCAATGATGGTGGTTTATGGCGATCGCTGGATGGTGTGCAGCAGCAGGCGGGTGTATGCAGTGCCGATGATGCCACGCACTTTGACAATCTGAATGGTTCGCTGGGATCGCTTGCAGAGGTTTCAGGCTTTGCATCGGACCCTACCGATGTGAATGTGCTTCTTGCGGCGCTTGGCGCAAACGGCAGTGCTGCGAGTACGACTTCAGCGCAGGCCTCTGCCATTGCGCCGTGGACGCAACTGAATGCGGCTGAGAGTGGCGCAGTCGCTATCGATCAGGGCAATGGTCGCAACTGGTTGTTGCAGGCTGGTGCTGGTGTGGCTCTGCATGCCTGCGCGAATGGAAAGCTTTGTACCGCAACTGACTTCAGCGGTCCTACGTCGATTGGGGCTTCGCAGGTGAGTCGCGACGCATCACTGACGGATCCACCTGCGCTGCTTGACCCTGCGCTGAATACGAACGTGTTGGTGGGTACTTGCCGCGTGTGGCGCGGGCCTGAGGATGGAGGCGGCCTGTGGAGCACGTCGAACACAATCAGTGCACCGATGGGCAGCACGACACACAGTCCCTGTAACGGCAGTGATACGACGATCCGGTCTCTGGCTGCGGGTGGACGGGCGATCTTCAGTGGCGGTCCGCAGAATAGCGGGTCGTCTGTGCTGTATGCAGGCCTGGGCGGAACGCTGGATGGTGGTTCCATTTCTGCGGGACATATCTATGCCACGACTTCAGCGTCGACTGCGGGATCATCGACCGCGTGGACTGATCTGACGACGAACTCCGTCACGAACGACACGTCTCGCCGCTTCAATTCAGGTGGACTTGATGTCTCCAGCATCGCTGTGGACCCTAACGATCCCACGGGGATGACGGTCTATGCGACGATTCAGGGTTTCGGCTATCCGCATGTCTATCGTTCCACCAATGGCGGCGCTGCGTGGTTGAACATTTCCGCAAATCTGCCGAATGCACCTGCGAACGCTGTTGTGGTTGATCCGAACAATCCGGCTGTGGTCTACGTGGCGATGGACACGGGTGTGTACGTGGCGCAGGATGTGACCGCTTGCGTTGCAACGGTGAGCGGAACCACCGGTGCGTGTTGGAGCGTCTATGGAGCATCGCTTCCGAATGCGCCGGTGACATCGTTGTTCGCGTCGCCGGGCATCAGTGTTGCTGGCAGCTCTGCGGCAGGCGTGTTGCGCGCGGGCACGTATGGTCGTGGCATCTGGCAGATCCCGCTGCTCACCGCAGGACAAACAGCGGCTGCAGCAGCCACGTTCTCACCCGCATCGCTGACGTTTGGCACACAGGTTGTGGGGACAACGAGCGCATCGCAGACAATCACTCTCAGGAACACCGGCACGGCTGCCATGCAGATTACCGGCGCATCGGCCAGTGCGGGCTTCGTGGAGACGGATACGTGCTCCGGGACTTCGCTGACAATAAACAGCACTTGCACGCTCACGGTAAGTTTTGCGCCGGTGACCGAGGGAAGCATCACGGGAACAGTGCAGGTGGTTGCCAATCTTCCTGGTGGTTATGCAACGGTGGCGCTTGCCGGAACCGCCACTGGTGTCGCGAAGGTTTTAATTTCGCCGACGTCCATTGCGTTTGGAGATGTTGCGGTGAATGCCGTTTCCGCATCGCAGACGATCACGGTGAGCAACGCTGGCACGGCTACAGCAACGCTGAACATGCCAGTGGTGAGCGCTGATTACAAATTGACCGCGAGTACTTGCGGCACCACGCTCAACGCAGGCGCGACCTGCACTTTGTCGGTCGCGTACGCACCCACAATCAGTGGCATGAATAACGGCACCCTTACACTGACCAATAACACCGGCACCAGCATCGCATTTCTCAACGGGAATGGGGTTGGTACAGCGAATGTGGTGTATTCACCCACATCACTGGTGTTTCACGACACAACGGTTAATTTCCCCTTCGCTTCCACGTTCACGATCTCGAATACCGGGACTGCCTCCAGCGTGTTGACTGGCCCGTCATTCGTTGGGGACTTCAGCCTGTTAAGCAAGACATGCGACAGCGTGATCTTGCCAGGAAAAAGCTGCACAGTCATCGCGGTGTTCCTCCCTACGCAAGTCGGAACGCGAACCGGAAGCATGACCTTCGTGGATAACGCGGGTAGCCATACGATTCCGTTCTCTGGACGTGCGCTCCCTGCAGGTTCGCTGGTGATGCCCGCGCAACTCACGTTCGCGAGTACCGCAGTCAACAGCACGTCCGCAAGCCAGGTGATTACCGTAACGAATTCTTCGGGAATCGCTATGTTGCTTGGAGTTCTGCAGGCCTTTGGCGATTTCGGCGTCACAGCGAATACCTGCATCAATGGGCAGTTGCTTGCAGGAGCTTCCTGCCAATTAACGGTGGTGTTTTCGCCCACGGCAACAGGACTGAGAAGCGGGTTTATCACGCTGCATGACACCTACTACGGATCTACGGCCACTACTACCTTGTCAGGGACAGGTACGGGTGCGGCACAGATCAGCGTTACGCCTTCTGTGTTGGCGTTTGGCAATGTCGGGATTGGCAGCGTCGGCGCCGCACAGACTGTGCAGATATCCAATACCGGAACGGCCGCGCTCGCGTTGAATGGAAGAACCATCAGCGGCGATGCCAATTTTCATGTGGCATCGGACGCCTGCGGATCATCGCTGGCGGCGGGCATGTCATGCTCGATCTCTGTCACCTTTGTGCCTACGACCGCTGGTGCGCACTCCGGAGCGCTCACGTGGACAGATGCGCTGGGTTCTCGCTCCGTGTCTTTGAGCGGGAATGGACAGGGGCAGGCCGTCGTGGCGTTGTCGCCAACTGTCGCCGATTTTGGGATCGTATCTCTTGGTCAGAGTGGTAGCCAGACGGTCACTGTCTCGAATACAGGCGATGCACCTACCGGCCTCGGTATGCCATCAGCGACTGGCGACTTCCGCGTCACTTCCACCACCTGCGGCACCAGCATTGCGGCAGGAGGGACCTGCGGCATTACCGTTACCTTCGTGCCTTCGGTGGATGGTGCACGTAGCGGCACGTTGACTTTGGCAGATGATGCTACATCTCATGCGGTCACATTGAACGGCAGCGGTAAGGGAAGTGCATCGGTCGCGTTCGCTCCTGCCCTGCTTAGTTTTGCCGATACCGCACTAACAAAAATCTCTTCGGCGCAGACAGTGAGCTTTACGAACAATGGAACGGCCGCGGCTACGCTGGCTGCGGCAACCATCAACGGTGACTTCCGCATCACGTCAAACACCTGCGGCAGCAGCCTGGGCATTGCCGCATCCTGCAGCATCGGAGTGGCCTTTGCGCCATCAACGGCGGGCATCCATTCCGGCATCCTTTCCCTTGCCGATGCGGATGCACTGCGCTCTGTTTCCTTGCAGGGCACGGGTGTCGCGGGCACGCTTGCGATAGCGCCCACGTCGATCGCGTTTTACGACGCCACGCTGAATACCGCTACAGCCGCGCGCGATATTGTGCTGACAAACACTGGAGGTGGTGCGCTTAAGCTGGGCAGCATTACAGTGACGGATGATTTTGCCGTCAGCACCAATTGCAACGGGGTTTCGCTTGCAAGTGGCGGGACCTGCACACTCGCTGCCACTTTCACACCGAAGTCGGTGGGAGCGCATGCAGGGATAGTTTCCATTCCAAGTGATAACAATGGAATTGCCGGTAGCGTTTCTACCGCGGTTCTTAGCGGCAATGGCAAAGGCTCGTTCAACATCACGCTGACGCCGACTGCTGTCAATTTCGGGACGCAACTTGTTGGAAGCACCAGCACAGTCACAAACGTGACTGTGTCCAACACAGGCACTGACAGCGGTGCGTTGAGCAACATCTCTGTATCTGGTGGCGACTTCAGCATCCAGGCGAACACCTGCGGACTCTCGCTGGTATCCCAGGTAGGCTGTACTGTTTCTCTCGTGTTCAGGCCCACGACGAGCGGCACTCGTACCGGGACGTTCACGATTGTCAGCGATGCAGGAACACAGACTGTTCCTCTTACCGGCGTGGGAACTGTTCAAGCCACAGATGCAATTTCTGCATCGGTACTCAGCTTTGGAACACAAGAGGTGAACACCACAAGCGCACCCCAGACGATCACAATCACGAACAACGGTGACGTTCCGCTGACGCTGGTGAATGCCCAGGTACTCTCGGGCGATTTCACGGCAGTCAATGCTTGCGGTGCCACTCTGCCAGCGCATGTTTCGTGTGCGGTGACCGTCGCGTTTGCTCCCAAACATGTAGGAGCATTGACGGGAGTTCTTCAGATAAGCGACGTGCAGCGTGCGCAGACGGTTGCGCTCAGCGGCACCGCAATCGCTGGTGCGGGCGTTTCGCTGTCACCTGCAAGTCTCACGTTTGCAAACACCGGCGTGGGTTCGGTAGGTGCTGCCCAAACATTGACGTTGACCAATAACGGCGGTCTGCCGCTGACCATCTCCGCGGTCACAGTCAGTGGAAATTTCGGCATTGTGGCTGGCAGCAACACATGCTCCACCAGCGCGATTCCTGTCGGCGGCAGTTGTTCGATGGGCATTGCGTTTCTGCCGGATGGAGCAGGGGACCGCATGGGCAGTGTCGTCGTCACGAGTAACGCAGCGACGCAAATCACGCAGCTTTCCGGCACTGGAATTGATTTCAGTTTCACAGCCAGCGGTGCGAGCTCTGCGACGGTCAGCAACGGCCAGAGCGCAGCCTATGCGTTGTTGTTGCGACCTTCCGCAAGTTCGTCTGACGCGGTTACGTTTGCATGCTCTGGAGCGCCCACTCAAAGCAAGTGCACCATCACACCGCAGTATCGCGATCTCTCCGCCACTGGCACTGTCACCGTGACATTACTGACGGGCACCACCGCAAGCGCCATCACAGGCAAGCCGCTATTGTTCTTTCTTCTGCCACTTCCGTTATGGATGATGCGGAAAAAGATTTCGCGCGGGGTCGCTCTAGCGTTGGTAGCGTTCTTCGTTCTTGCTGGAGCGCAGGGATGCGGTTCGGGCAAAAAGACAGCTAGCGATGGTGCGTCAGGAGGTTCTGGTGGCAGCGGCACTACACCGTCAGGAAGCTACACCATTACGGTGTCTGCGACGGCTGCGGGTGTCACACATACCGTACCGCTCACATTGAAGGTTCAGTAA
- a CDS encoding zinc-ribbon domain-containing protein: MQLRRYIPPARAARSAPRATTVEPGTTNHHGQTVVRKASRAVNDLPGQSVYVLRCKGCGHEYGEAGIRVHQRKCPVCDGGKPGLPVPAEEPSLFG, encoded by the coding sequence ATGCAGTTACGCCGTTATATTCCCCCGGCACGTGCAGCGCGTTCTGCTCCGCGTGCAACCACTGTTGAGCCAGGCACCACGAACCATCACGGCCAGACCGTCGTGCGCAAGGCGTCGCGTGCCGTAAACGATCTTCCCGGCCAAAGCGTCTATGTTCTGCGCTGCAAAGGTTGCGGCCACGAGTATGGCGAGGCGGGCATCCGCGTGCATCAACGCAAATGCCCGGTGTGCGATGGCGGTAAACCGGGCCTGCCGGTTCCAGCAGAAGAGCCTTCGCTGTTCGGGTAA
- a CDS encoding gluconokinase → MPHNRKKRGLTTVILILMGVSGTGKTTLGTMLSKETGWPFLDGDDFHPAANKAKMAAGQPLDDNDRAPWLAILHAKIEEYAQRGEGMIMACSALKAAYRDVLRGELSRDTVRFAVLTAPQETIADHLHRRAHEFMNPNLLTSQLATLEDPSEDEAWHISVAGTAQESLDELDTKLREVGAIA, encoded by the coding sequence ATGCCGCACAATAGAAAGAAGAGAGGTCTTACCACAGTGATCCTGATCCTGATGGGTGTTAGTGGCACCGGCAAAACCACACTGGGCACCATGCTTTCAAAGGAGACGGGATGGCCGTTTCTGGACGGCGATGACTTTCATCCCGCAGCAAACAAGGCCAAGATGGCCGCCGGCCAGCCGCTGGACGACAACGACCGCGCACCGTGGCTGGCCATTCTGCACGCCAAGATTGAGGAATACGCCCAGCGTGGCGAAGGCATGATCATGGCCTGCTCTGCCCTGAAGGCCGCCTACCGCGATGTGCTGCGTGGCGAACTTTCACGTGACACAGTGCGTTTTGCCGTTCTGACAGCGCCGCAGGAAACCATTGCCGACCACCTGCACCGTCGCGCGCACGAGTTCATGAATCCGAATCTGCTCACCAGCCAGCTTGCCACGCTGGAAGATCCGTCCGAAGACGAGGCATGGCACATCTCCGTTGCCGGAACGGCACAGGAGTCGCTGGATGAACTGGACACAAAGCTGCGCGAAGTGGGAGCTATCGCGTAA
- a CDS encoding NAD(P)/FAD-dependent oxidoreductase: protein MSTTPTYDCIVLGAGAAGMFCAAQAGARGQRVLLLEAGERVGRKILISGGGRCNFTNIHTGPANYLSENPHFAKSALARYTPRDFIGLVEKYRIPYHEKTLGQLFCDGSAQQIISLLESECRDAGVQTQLRTAVERVEQTDGGFRVHTSAGEFTSRNVVVATGGLSIPKLGATGVGYDIARSFGLRIVEPRAALVPFTLSDTERERWCDLSGLSAEAIATTAPRKKGPAPKFREKILITHRGWSGPAVLQISSYWQPGEAVHFDLAPKANVFTPMLAANHRRDDATAFALLRAHLPQRMAERWLYENAPPDWKNTSITRLEERLHAWPVTPAGTEGFAKAEVTAGGVSTAELDSTTMQSKKVPRLVFIGEVVDVTGWLGGYNFQWAWASAHAAAVAL from the coding sequence ATGTCCACAACGCCTACTTACGATTGCATTGTCCTTGGCGCAGGCGCCGCAGGAATGTTCTGCGCGGCACAGGCTGGCGCGCGCGGCCAGCGGGTGTTGCTACTGGAAGCAGGCGAACGAGTGGGACGGAAAATCCTGATCAGCGGTGGCGGCCGTTGCAATTTCACCAATATCCATACGGGCCCGGCGAACTACCTCAGCGAAAATCCGCACTTCGCCAAGAGCGCCCTCGCACGCTACACTCCACGCGACTTTATCGGTCTAGTGGAGAAATATCGCATTCCGTATCACGAGAAGACGCTGGGACAGCTTTTCTGCGACGGCAGCGCGCAGCAGATCATTTCACTGCTGGAATCGGAGTGCCGCGACGCTGGTGTGCAGACGCAATTGCGAACCGCAGTGGAACGCGTAGAGCAGACAGACGGCGGCTTCCGCGTGCATACCTCCGCAGGCGAATTCACGTCGCGCAATGTTGTGGTGGCAACTGGTGGACTATCGATCCCCAAACTCGGAGCTACCGGCGTTGGTTATGACATTGCACGCAGCTTCGGGCTGCGTATTGTGGAACCTCGTGCAGCGCTGGTTCCCTTCACGTTGAGCGACACAGAACGCGAACGCTGGTGCGATCTTTCTGGATTGTCCGCGGAAGCAATTGCAACCACCGCGCCGCGTAAAAAAGGTCCAGCACCCAAATTCCGCGAAAAGATCCTCATCACGCATCGTGGATGGAGCGGCCCTGCCGTATTGCAGATCTCGTCGTACTGGCAACCGGGAGAGGCTGTGCATTTTGATCTGGCGCCGAAAGCCAATGTCTTCACGCCGATGCTTGCAGCGAATCACCGCCGTGACGACGCCACGGCGTTTGCCCTGTTGCGGGCTCATCTTCCGCAACGCATGGCGGAACGATGGCTGTATGAAAACGCTCCGCCAGATTGGAAGAACACATCCATCACCAGGCTGGAAGAGCGGCTGCATGCATGGCCCGTAACACCCGCAGGAACTGAAGGCTTTGCGAAAGCCGAAGTGACCGCAGGCGGCGTTAGCACAGCAGAACTGGACAGCACGACGATGCAGTCAAAGAAAGTTCCACGGCTTGTCTTCATCGGCGAAGTCGTCGATGTGACAGGCTGGCTGGGCGGATATAACTTCCAGTGGGCGTGGGCCAGCGCGCATGCCGCTGCAGTGGCGTTGTAG
- a CDS encoding glutaminyl-peptide cyclotransferase — protein sequence MRSFSALLPAAAFLLVSACGCKASAPSAAPSDAPKAAATAAAAPAAPATVAPVYGYSVVAKYPHSTDSYTEGFLYKDGKFYEGTGMEGRSGIQVLDPATAKVLQERKMTNNFFGEGVVDWGPNILQWTWQTHIGVVMDRATLKPLHTFTYTGEGWGMTHDNKRLITSDGSATLRFRNPETFAEIGHIDVKDGDKPVDQLNELEYINGEIWANVWHLERIARISPKDGKVLSWVDVTGILPASEKRDDESVLNGIAYDQSKDRIFITGKQWPTIFEIKVGPKK from the coding sequence ATGCGTTCGTTTTCCGCCCTTCTGCCCGCTGCCGCCTTCCTGCTCGTGTCCGCCTGTGGATGCAAGGCTTCCGCACCATCTGCAGCTCCGTCGGATGCTCCGAAAGCCGCAGCCACCGCTGCGGCGGCGCCTGCTGCTCCTGCGACCGTCGCGCCGGTGTATGGCTACAGCGTTGTGGCGAAGTATCCGCACTCCACGGATAGCTATACGGAAGGTTTCCTGTACAAGGACGGCAAATTTTACGAAGGCACTGGCATGGAAGGCCGCAGCGGCATCCAGGTGCTTGATCCTGCCACGGCGAAGGTGCTGCAGGAACGCAAGATGACGAACAATTTCTTCGGCGAAGGCGTTGTGGACTGGGGCCCGAACATCCTGCAATGGACGTGGCAGACACACATCGGCGTGGTGATGGATCGCGCTACGTTGAAGCCTCTACACACCTTCACCTATACCGGTGAAGGCTGGGGCATGACGCATGACAACAAGCGGCTGATTACCAGCGATGGTTCGGCGACGCTGCGTTTTCGCAATCCGGAGACGTTTGCAGAGATTGGCCACATTGATGTGAAGGACGGCGACAAGCCTGTTGATCAGTTGAATGAGTTGGAGTACATCAACGGCGAAATCTGGGCTAATGTGTGGCACCTGGAGCGCATCGCGCGCATTTCCCCGAAGGATGGCAAGGTGCTTTCGTGGGTCGATGTCACCGGCATTCTGCCTGCATCAGAAAAGCGCGATGATGAGAGCGTACTGAACGGCATTGCGTACGACCAGTCCAAGGATCGTATCTTCATTACCGGCAAGCAGTGGCCCACCATCTTCGAAATCAAGGTTGGTCCGAAGAAGTAA
- a CDS encoding GlsB/YeaQ/YmgE family stress response membrane protein, translating into MHLIGTLIIGLIVGALAKFLMPGKDPSGFIITILLGIAGAFVGTYLGQFLHLYQPGQSAGWIMSIIGAMILLGIYRLIVARKA; encoded by the coding sequence ATGCACCTGATTGGAACGCTGATCATCGGCTTGATTGTGGGCGCGTTGGCGAAGTTTTTGATGCCCGGCAAAGATCCGAGCGGCTTCATCATCACGATTCTTCTGGGTATTGCAGGTGCGTTCGTAGGAACGTATCTAGGGCAATTTTTGCACCTGTATCAACCGGGGCAATCCGCAGGGTGGATCATGTCCATCATTGGCGCTATGATCCTGCTCGGCATTTACCGGTTGATTGTGGCCCGAAAGGCCTAA